A region of the Candidatus Dadabacteria bacterium genome:
TTTGAAGGGGCGGGACCCTCCGGCGTTTCAGACTCTCTGACCGGAGGCCTTTCGGACTCCCTTGACCGCGTCCGGGAGGGCGATTTTGTGAGTTGGGGGGCGAGTGTAAAGATGTCCGTCCCCATAGGAAACCGGCGCGCTTCCGGACTGTACGCCGCCGCCTCCGCCGAACTTGACGGCGCGGTTTTGCAATACGGCAAGGTTCGGGAGGCCGTCGCCCTTGAGGTCAGGGAAGCGGCGGATGCGCTGTGGAGCGCGGCAAAGCGCGTTGAAGCCGCCGACACCGCCCTTGCGGTCGCCCGCGAGGTGCTTGAGGCGGAGAAGGAAAAATACGCCGTCGGTCTCTCCACAACCAGAGAAGTGCTTGAAGCCCAAACCGGCCTGGTTCTGGCGCGTTCGGAAAACGTCCGCGCCGCCGCCGACTACAAAACCGCCCTCGCCGCCCTGCGCCGCGCCACCGGAACCATCATAGAGGAAACCGGCGTAGAGTTTTAGGGGCGGCGCGTATATTGCCGCTCCGCTCTAATGCTTGAAATGCCGGACGCCGGTCAACAGCACGGCCATTCCGTGCTCGTCCGCCGCGGCGGTTGTTTCGTTGTCCCTAACGGAGCCGCCGGGGTGAACGGCGGCTTTTATTCCTGCCTTTGCCGCCTCGTCAATGCCGTCTCTGAACGGAAAGAAGGCGTCAGACGCCATAACACACCCCTCCGTGGGGGTTTGCGCTTTCATCGCGGCAAGCCGCACTGAATCCACCCTGCTCATCTGCCCCGCGCCTATGCCGACCGTTGCGCCGTCCTTTGCGAACACAATGGCGTTTGACTTCACATGCTTGCACACCTTCCACGCAAAAAGCAGGTCGGCTTTCTGCTCCGCCGTGGGCGGGTTCTTTGTGGGGCTCTCCGCGCCGTCAAAGTCCGCCTCCGCGCCCGTGTCCCTGTCCTGGAGAAGAGCGCCGCCCGTAACCTTTTTGATGTCCGCGCCGCCGTGAGCGGCGGAGGCAAGCGGCGGGGTCTGCAAAACTCTTATGTTGGGTTTTGCCGCAAACGCTTTCAGGCAGTCCTCCGTGAACCCCGGAGCGATGACAACCTCAACAAACATATCCGCAAGCGCGGCGGCAAATTTTTCGTCCGCCTCGCAGTTGAGGGCGATTATTCCCCCGAATGCGCTTACCGGGTCGCACTGCCGCGCCTTTTCAAACGCCTCCGCCGCGCTTGCGCCCAATGCCGCGCCGCACGGGTTGTTGTGCTTCACTATTACGCAGGCGACGCCCTTTTCCGGGTCAAACTCCTTTGCCAGTTCAAACGCTGAATCGGTGTCGTATATGTTGTTGAGCGAAAGTTCCTTGCCCTGAATCTGCCGCGCCGTCCCCACACACGGCTCGCCTGTGTTTTTCACATTCGCGTCAACATAAAACGCCCCTTTCTGGTGCGGGTTTTCTCCGTATCTGAGATCCATGCGTTTTGAGAGGTCAATAATAAGGCGGTCAGGGAAAACACTGTTTTCGCCGCCGCCGTCCCGTCCGGACAGGAAGTTTGATATCGCCCTGTCGTAACCCGAAGTGAGCGCAAACGCCTTGAGCGCGAGGCGGTTGCGCGTTTCATCCGAAACGCCGCCCGCCGCAATTTCGTCCGCCACCGCCCCGTAGTCCGCCGGGTCGGTAACGACTGTTACAAACTTGTGATTCTTTGCCGCCGCCCTCACCATCGCGGGGCCGCCGATGTCTATGTTCTCCACCGCTTCGGCAAAAGAAACGCCGGGCTTTGCGACCGTTTTTTCAAACGGGTAAAGGTTCACAACCACCATGTCCACCGGCTCTATGCCGCCGTCTTCCATCTGCTTTGCATGGCCGGGGTCATCACGGACGGCGAGAATACCGCCGTGTATTTTCGGATGAAGGGTTTTGACCCTGCCGCCGAGGATTTCTTTTGCGCCCGTAACTTCCTCAACGCGCACAACGGAAACTCCCGCCTCCTCAAGGGCGGCGGCTGTCCCGCCGGTGGAGATGATTGTTACTCCGAGTTCCGTCAGCCGTTTTGCGAACTCCGCAACGCCGCTTTTGTCTGAAACGCTTATGAGGGCTTTCTTGATTGGTGGCAACTCATTCACCTGACTATGTGGAAGGCATATCTTATACGATTTTTGCCGCCGTAAAAAAACCCCATAAAAAAAGGGAGGCCGCCCTTGTGAGGCGGCCTCCCAATTTTTAGCACAATGCTAAGGCTTTATTAGCCCTGGCTGTACTGCGGGAGCAGGAAGCGGTGACGCATCGTGTATTCAAACGGTTTCGCATAGGCGATTGCCCTGCTGTCCGTTGCTCCGAGGTCGTCCGCAGACCTTTCCACCGTCTTGGTCCAAATGGTTTTGGCCGGCGGGATTATCAGGTTGAAAGTGAAACTTATCAGCCCGACAACCTCTTTAGCCGGAATCTGGCCGCCCATGAAATCAAAAGGCGTGCCGGACATGTACCAGGCGCGGATGTCATCTCCCGTTGCAGTCCTCACACTGTCCGGGTCAAGCTGGAAGCGGTGTCCCGTTCCAAATGCCGGAGGCAGCTCCGAAGGCAGGTAGGTAACCTCGTGGATGCTTGAGGTTACGTCCGGACGGGTCGTGATGCGGTAATTCATCCTTCCCCAGTCAGTCTGTCCGTAGAAGGTAGGCTTCACAGACAGCTCCTTGTCGGAGTAGCGGCCGTTTGCAGTGTGCAGAATGTAGCCCCGACGCTCCATGAGCATGTTGAAGTAGTTGTTGTTCGTTCCATGCTCAAAGGCGGCGATGTAGGCGGCCTTTTTCGGAAATCCGAAAGGCTCCTTTCCGGCCCATATCGGGGAGTCATTGGAAAGATACATGTAGGGGTAGTACCCCGCCTTGTATGTGTTTCCGTCCTCACCGTTAACGGCGGCCGAAAAAGTTACGCCCATCTCCATGTAGGGGCCGAGCATCGTGTTCTTGTGGATGACGTACCAGAATTCGATAACGTCGTCCTGAAGCTGAATCGGCTCAGGCAGAATTTTCTTCATGTCGTTCTCATCTGCCCTAATTACGAATGCCATCCAGCGGCTCTCCGTGTAGGTGAGCGGCACGATGTCGTAGTCAAAGACAGGGTCGGCGACACCCTGAGAGATGATGTCTATCCTGTCTCTGTCCATTGGCAGCGGGGGGACTTCCCCTTCCGCGAGCCAAGGGTAGCTGTACTCATTAGCTTGCATTCCCATTGTTCAATTAACCTCCTTGAAAGTTAACATCAGGAACCCTGACTTATCGGGAACTGCTGGCGCAGACCGTATTTGTACGGAGTAGCAAATCCGGCGTAGTCAGCGGGTCTCTCGTAAGTCTCATTCCAAAGGACCTGCGCGGGCGGGATGACAAGGTCAAACACGAACGAGATGAGTCCCGTTACTTTGTCAATCTTGAGTTCCGTCCCCATGTTGTCAAACGGGGTGCCCTGCATAAACCAGTTCACGGCGTCGCCGGAAGCGGTTCTGGTGTGTTCAGGTTTGATCTGGAAGCGGTGTCCTTTGATCATTGAATCAAAGGGCGGCGGCAGTTCGGACGGCAGGTATGTGAGCTGCCACTCGGAGCTGGAAACATCAGGCCTTGTGATGACCTTCATGTTAAATTTGCCCCAATCCGTCTTTCCGTAGAAATACGGCGGCTTCACGTCCTTGTCGTCAAACTTACCTGTTGCGCTGTGCATCAGGTAGCCGTTACGCGACATTGCAAACCCGAAGAAGTCGGTTCCCTTCTCACCGCCGTGCACTGAGCAACGGATGTAGGACATCTTTTTGGGAAATCCAAGGACACGCCCCGCGTCAACGGGTGCGTCTCCGGTGAGATACATGTACGGGTAGTAACCGGCTTTCCAGACGTTACCTTTCGGGTCCTTGTAGGTCGCCGACATGGTAACACCAAACTCCAGGTACGGGCCGAGCATCGTGTTCTTGTGGTCAACGTACCAGAATTCAACAAGGTCGGCGTCGTCCCCGTCCCACGGCTCAAGCGGCGGGTTAGGGATAAGGCGGCGCCTTGTCTCTTCTGAACAGCTGACTACAAAAGCAGACCAACGGCTGTCCGTGTAGGTGAGAGGAAGGACGTCTATGTCCCAAAGCGGATCCGAAGGATTCGCTATGATCCAAGACTTTATATCCCTCTCAATCGGAGGAGGCGGAACCTCCTTCGTCATCTCCCAATATTTACTTGGGACATTGAGGTGACTAGGCATAAGAGTAATTACCTCCTTTTTGGTAATCTCCCGGCCGCCACCTAGTTCTAAATGCGACCGGGGCAATTGATGTGGGAGTTGCGGGAAGAAGAGTGTGAGAACGACCTTACACCCTGCCCGCTACCCCAACCTCGCCGTAACTGTAAACACCGCTACTGGGGGCTGTCAATAGCGAAAGCGAAATTTTTTCAAAAAATTAAGTCTAAAATCTAACGGACTCCGCGTCCGCGCCCCCAAGCCGCCCCCGCATCCCTCAAATATAGTGTAAGTGCCTGAAATGTATAACTTTTTTGCACATACGCCGTTTTCAGCCGCAACCCCGCCCGCCGGTCGGCTGCTTTTGAGGCGGCTGTTTTGCCCGTCTCTGCGGGGCTTCAATAAAGTAAACCGCTTTTCCGCCTATTTCCCGCGTATGACCATGTAGGTAACCTGTGCCACGGCGACCTGCCGTCCGTCCGTGTCCGTCAGGGAGACGTCCACCGGGCAGAGGGTTCTGCCTGCTTTTATGACGGTTGCAGCGGCGGTTATGTCCGAGCGGCACGGGCGGAGAAACCGGATGTGAATGTCCGTTGTGGTAATGACGGCTTCCGCTCCGGCAACCGTCAGAACGGCGGCCGCCGCGACCGTGTCCGCCGCCGTGGTTATGAGGCCGCCGTGGAAGGTGTCAAATATGCCCTCGTAGTTTTTCTTTCTGGGAACTCTCAGTTCGCACGTCCCTTCGTCCAGCCTTGTTATCTCGGCGGAGAGGAGTTTCATTATGGGAACTCCGTTCATCTTCCGCTCCACCTCTTTCAGAACAGCACTTTTTTTTGCGTCCATTTGACAAGCCCTCCGGTGTTTGCCGCTTCCCGGCTCTCTTTTTATGGTAACCTGTAACTCCCGCCTGCGGCAACGGCGCGGGATTTTACCGATGGCCGCAAAGATAATAGACGGAGAAAAGATTTCCGCCCGCTTGCGGCGCGGCATCGCCTCGGAGGTTGAATCTCTCAGAGAGTCAAGCGGTGTTACGCCCGGCCTCGCGGCCGTTCTGGTGGGAAACGACCCGGCTTCCGAGATATATGTGGAGCGCAAAACGCGCGCGTGTGGCGAGGTGGGAATTCGCTCCGAAGAAGTGCGTCTCGGCGCGGAGACGACCGAAGGGGAGTTGCTCTCCGTCATAGAGCGCCTCAACGCAGACCCGGAAGTTCACGGCATACTGGTTCAACTGCCGCTCCCTCAGGGCATAAATGAAACCGCCGTGCTGGGCGCGGTCTCGCCCCTGAAAGATGTGGACGGCTTTCATCCCGAAAACATGGGAATGCTTATGGAGGGCAATCCGCGTTTTATCTCGTGCACGCCCTACGGCATTATGGAGATTATTGACCATTTGGGGATAGATGTTCTCGGCAAAGACATAGTGGTTATCGGCAGAAGCAACATAGTGGGCAAGCCGGTCGCGGCGATGCTTTTGAACAGAGACGCCACTGTTACGGTCTGCCACTTGTGCACGAAGAACCTTGCCGCTTTCACGCGCGGGGCGGAGATACTTATAGTTGCCATCGGCTGCTCCGAGTTCATCAAGGGGGATATGATAAGGGAGGGGGCGGTGGTGATAGATGTGGGAATCAACAGGGACGGGAACGGCAGGATAACGGGAGATGTGGATTTTGAGTCCGCATCAAAGGTGTGTTCGCGCATAACGCCCGTTCCGGGCGGGGTTGGCCCTATGACTATAACAATGCTTCTGAGCAACACCCTTCAGGCGGCGCGGTTGGCGGTTGAAAGGAAGGGGTAAAGGTTGCCGTCAGGGACGGAGCAAGTCTGAGATTTCTTGAAAATCAGGATGGTTTTTGTGTATGTCTTGCCACATATCAAAAGTCGTTTTGCCCTC
Encoded here:
- a CDS encoding acetoacetate decarboxylase family protein yields the protein MTKEVPPPPIERDIKSWIIANPSDPLWDIDVLPLTYTDSRWSAFVVSCSEETRRRLIPNPPLEPWDGDDADLVEFWYVDHKNTMLGPYLEFGVTMSATYKDPKGNVWKAGYYPYMYLTGDAPVDAGRVLGFPKKMSYIRCSVHGGEKGTDFFGFAMSRNGYLMHSATGKFDDKDVKPPYFYGKTDWGKFNMKVITRPDVSSSEWQLTYLPSELPPPFDSMIKGHRFQIKPEHTRTASGDAVNWFMQGTPFDNMGTELKIDKVTGLISFVFDLVIPPAQVLWNETYERPADYAGFATPYKYGLRQQFPISQGS
- a CDS encoding PaaI family thioesterase: MDAKKSAVLKEVERKMNGVPIMKLLSAEITRLDEGTCELRVPRKKNYEGIFDTFHGGLITTAADTVAAAAVLTVAGAEAVITTTDIHIRFLRPCRSDITAAATVIKAGRTLCPVDVSLTDTDGRQVAVAQVTYMVIRGK
- the purH gene encoding bifunctional phosphoribosylaminoimidazolecarboxamide formyltransferase/IMP cyclohydrolase; its protein translation is MPPIKKALISVSDKSGVAEFAKRLTELGVTIISTGGTAAALEEAGVSVVRVEEVTGAKEILGGRVKTLHPKIHGGILAVRDDPGHAKQMEDGGIEPVDMVVVNLYPFEKTVAKPGVSFAEAVENIDIGGPAMVRAAAKNHKFVTVVTDPADYGAVADEIAAGGVSDETRNRLALKAFALTSGYDRAISNFLSGRDGGGENSVFPDRLIIDLSKRMDLRYGENPHQKGAFYVDANVKNTGEPCVGTARQIQGKELSLNNIYDTDSAFELAKEFDPEKGVACVIVKHNNPCGAALGASAAEAFEKARQCDPVSAFGGIIALNCEADEKFAAALADMFVEVVIAPGFTEDCLKAFAAKPNIRVLQTPPLASAAHGGADIKKVTGGALLQDRDTGAEADFDGAESPTKNPPTAEQKADLLFAWKVCKHVKSNAIVFAKDGATVGIGAGQMSRVDSVRLAAMKAQTPTEGCVMASDAFFPFRDGIDEAAKAGIKAAVHPGGSVRDNETTAAADEHGMAVLLTGVRHFKH
- the folD gene encoding bifunctional methylenetetrahydrofolate dehydrogenase/methenyltetrahydrofolate cyclohydrolase FolD, which encodes MAAKIIDGEKISARLRRGIASEVESLRESSGVTPGLAAVLVGNDPASEIYVERKTRACGEVGIRSEEVRLGAETTEGELLSVIERLNADPEVHGILVQLPLPQGINETAVLGAVSPLKDVDGFHPENMGMLMEGNPRFISCTPYGIMEIIDHLGIDVLGKDIVVIGRSNIVGKPVAAMLLNRDATVTVCHLCTKNLAAFTRGAEILIVAIGCSEFIKGDMIREGAVVIDVGINRDGNGRITGDVDFESASKVCSRITPVPGGVGPMTITMLLSNTLQAARLAVERKG
- a CDS encoding acetoacetate decarboxylase family protein → MDRDRIDIISQGVADPVFDYDIVPLTYTESRWMAFVIRADENDMKKILPEPIQLQDDVIEFWYVIHKNTMLGPYMEMGVTFSAAVNGEDGNTYKAGYYPYMYLSNDSPIWAGKEPFGFPKKAAYIAAFEHGTNNNYFNMLMERRGYILHTANGRYSDKELSVKPTFYGQTDWGRMNYRITTRPDVTSSIHEVTYLPSELPPAFGTGHRFQLDPDSVRTATGDDIRAWYMSGTPFDFMGGQIPAKEVVGLISFTFNLIIPPAKTIWTKTVERSADDLGATDSRAIAYAKPFEYTMRHRFLLPQYSQG